One Malaclemys terrapin pileata isolate rMalTer1 chromosome 7, rMalTer1.hap1, whole genome shotgun sequence genomic region harbors:
- the SLC35G1 gene encoding solute carrier family 35 member G1, whose translation MVRQLGSGGAAAPPVGGREPAPPRSEEEDAAGAGQHRQCQAGAMEAAGAQEPGGGGCSCCSASSRPCCRLPWARKTPGTKKKFTCPGLGLFYTILSAFLFSVASLFLKKIEDVHSVEISAFRCVFQMTFVLPGLIYYKTGFLGPKGKRVFLFFRGFLGSGAMILLYYAFQVMPLADATVITFSSPVFTSLLAWIFLKEKYSLWDLLFTLFTITGVVLIARPPFLFGSSFTGIEGSYTNHLKGTIAAVISAVSTASTFVILRKMGKSVNYFLSIWYYAVIGLIECIVALFVIDEWTLPYCGTDRFLLILIGLLGLGGQIFLTKALQIEKAGPVAIMKTMDVVFAFILQILFLNHLPTWWTVGGALCVVASSSGTAIRKWQQNSKKTKENEI comes from the exons ATGGTGCGGCAGCTGGGTAGCGGcggcgctgctgctccccccgtGGGAGGACGGGAGCCGGCGCCGCCGCGGAGCGAGGAGGAGGATGCGGCGGGCGCGGGACAGCACCGCCAGTGCCAGGCGGGCGCCATGGAGGCGGCGGGCGCCCAGGAGCCCGGAGGCGGCGGCTGTAGCTGCTGCTCAGCCTCATCCCGGCCGTGCTGCAGGCTCCCGTGGGCACGGAAGACGCCCG GAACAAAGAAGAAATTCACCTGCCCAGGACTTGGCCTGTTTTATACCATATTGTCTGCCTTCCTTTTCTCAGTGGcttctttatttcttaaaaaaattGAAGATGTACATTCAGTGGAAATCAGTGCATTTCGATGTGTTTTCCAAATGACATTTGTTCTTCCTGGTTTAATATACTACAA aaCAGGTTTCTTGGGACCAAAAGGTAAAcgagtttttcttttctttcgaGGATTTCTTGGCTCTGGTGCAATGATTCTTCTCTACTATGCTTTCCAAGTAATGCCTCTAGCTGATGCCACTGTTATAACTTTCAGCAGTCCAGTTTTTACATCATTGTTAGCCTGGATATTTCTCAAGGAGAAATACAGCCTTTGGGATCTTCTTTTCACTCTCTTTACAATCACTGGAGTGGTGCTTATTGCAAGACCTCCTTTTCTATTTGGATCCAGTTTTACAGGGATTGAAGGAAGCTATACAAATCATCTTAAAGGAACAATAGCTGCTGTTATAAGTGCAGTATCAACAGCTTCAACTTTTGTTATATTAAGAAAGATGGGAAAATCTGTGAATTATTTTTTGTCTATTTGGTATTATGCAGTAATTGGATTAATTGAATGCATTGTAGCACTGTTTGTAATAGATGAATGGACTTTACCATATTGTGGTACAGATAGATTTCTCCTAATATTAATTGGACTGTTAGGGTTGGGGGGTCAGATATTTCTCACAAAAGCATTACAGATAGAGAAGGCTGGTCCTGTTGCCATAATGAAAACAATGGATGTGGTGTTCGCTTTTATCTTACAGATTCTTTTTCTCAATCATCTGCCAACTTGGTGGACGGTGGGTGGTGCCCTTTGTGTAGTAGCCAGTAGCTCTGGAACTGCCATTCGTAAGTGGCAACAAAATTCAAAAAAGACTAAAGAAAATGAAATCTAG